A single window of Melospiza georgiana isolate bMelGeo1 chromosome 19, bMelGeo1.pri, whole genome shotgun sequence DNA harbors:
- the OVCA2 gene encoding esterase OVCA2, whose amino-acid sequence MGSHPVTRQHRCPQGPTPAVLGELPLAGPGRAAALPGSHRGSRPARPAGAAPSSHPPVTSRRRGAPSAPRSRSARPRLPSQSARGVSAGRRKWRCRGAAMAEARPLRLLALHGYRQSARRLRQRTGALRKALRGRAELVPIDAPHRLPASAEDDPDGDDPPRGWWFSGPGTFEAGEAAAAPAGLEESLSAVAAALAEHGPFDGLLGFSQGAALAAMVCALRARGDPRFPVAFAVLVAAFASRAPAHGHFYREPIALPSLHVVGDTDAVIAAALSRELAQCFVEPVVLSHPGGHFIPAAAAQKKAYLEFLERFCPGQGQAERPEAGEAREGAL is encoded by the coding sequence ATGGGGTCGCACCCCGTAACTCGACAACACCGCTGCCCGCAAGGACCGACCCCGGCTGTCCTCGGGGAGTTGCCCCTTGCAGGACCGGGTCGTGCTGCCGCCCTGCCCGGGTCTCACCGGGGGTCGcgtcccgcccgccccgccggggctgccccaTCCTCACACCCACCGGTGACCTCCCGCCGCCGGGGGGCGCCGTCAGCTCCGCGGAGCCGCTCCGCTCGCCCTCGTCTGCCCAGCCAATCAGCGCGCGGCGTTTCGGCGGGAAGGCGGAAGTGGCGCTGCCGGGGCGCGGCCATGGCGGAGGCGCGGCCGCTGCGGCTGCTGGCGCTGCACGGGTACCGGCAGAGCGCCCGCCGCCTCCGCCAGCGCACCGGCGCGCTCCGCAAGGCCCTGCGCGGCCGCGCCGAGCTGGTGCCCATCGACGCGCCGCACCGCCTGCCCGCCAGCGCTGAGGACGACCCCGACGGGGATGACCCCCCCCGCGGCTGGTGGTTCTCCGGGCCCGGCACGTTCGAGGCGGGCGAAGCGGCCGCGGCTCCGGCGGGGCTGGAGGAGTCGCTGTCGGCCGTGGCGGCGGCGCTGGCGGAGCACGGGCCCTTCGACGGGCTGCTGGGCTTCAGCCAGGGCGCGGCGCTGGCCGCCATGGTGTGCGCGCTGCGGGCCCGCGGCGATCCGCGCTTCCCGGTGGCCTTCGCCGTGCTGGTGGCCGCGTTCGCCAGCCGCGCCCCGGCACACGGACACTTCTACCGGGAGCCCATCGCCCTGCCCTCGCTGCACGTCGTGGGCGACACGGACGCCGTGATCGCAGCGGcgctgagcagggagctggcgCAGTGCTTCGTGGAGCCCGTGGTGCTCTCGCACCCCGGCGGGCACTTCATCCCCGCGGCTGCGGCGCAGAAGAAAGCCTACCTGGAATTCCTGGAACGCTTCTGCCCCGGGCAGGGCCAGGCCGAGCGCCcagaggctggggaggctcGAGAAGGGGCTCTGTAA
- the DPH1 gene encoding 2-(3-amino-3-carboxypropyl)histidine synthase subunit 1: protein MAAPVRAGSAAPVPAKARARLVAQQIPEEILGNAELREATLALPPNYNFEIPKTIWRIRQAGARKVALQMPEGLLMFACTIADIIERFTDAEAVVMGDVTYGACCVDDYTARALGADFLVHYGHSCLIPIDSTQGLKMLYVFVDIKIDASHFLETIRFNFAAGTSLALVSTIQFVSTLQAVSQELRSQYKVCVPQCKPLSPGEILGCTSPRLAQDTDAIVYLGDGRFHLESIMIANPGIPAYRYDPYSKVFSQEHYSHERMHRARQDAILTASSARSWGLILGTLGRQGSPSILQHLESRLRALGRPYVRVLLSEIFPSKLKLFPEVDVWVQVACPRLSIDWGEAFSKPLLTPYEAAVALQDIEWQQPYPMDFYASQSLGPWTVNHGGAQPPRRARPAQGKPPAPPAPPEGGEQPSTGDLAAP, encoded by the exons ATGGCGGCCCCCGTGCGGGCCGGGAGCGCGGCCCCGGTGCCGGCCAAAG CCCGAGCCCGGCTGGTGGCCCAGCAGATCCCCGAGGAGATCCTGGGCAACGCGGAGCTGCGGGAGGCGACTCTGGCCCTGCCCCCCAACTACAACTTCGAGATCCCCAAGACCATCTGGCGCATCCGGCAGGCTGGTGCCAGGAAGG TGGCCCTGCAGATGCCAGAAGGGCTCCTCATGTTCGCCTGCACCATCGCTGACATCATTGAGCG GTTCACGGATGCAGAGGCAGTGGTGATGGGAGACGTGACCTACGGCGCCTGCTGCGTGGATGACTACACGGCCCGGGCCCTGGGCGCCGACTTCCTGGTGCACTATGGACACAGCTGCCTCA TTCCCATCGACTCCACCCAGGGGCTGAAGATGCTCTATGTGTTTGTGGACATAAAGATCGATGCATCCCATTTCCTTGAGACCATTCGCTTCAACTTTGCAGCAGGCACCTCCCTGGCCCTGGTCAGCACCATCCAGTTTGTCTCCACGTTGCAG GCAGTGTCACAGGAGCTGCGTTCCCAGTACAAGGTGTGTGTGCCCCAGTGTAAGCCACTGTCCCCGGGAGAGATCCTGGGCTGCACGTCACCCCGGCTCGCTCAGGACACGGATGCCATTGT GTATTTGGGCGACGGGCGCTTCCACCTGGAGTCCATCATGATCGCCAACCCAGGGATACCTGCATACAG GTACGATCCCTACAGCAAAGTGTTCTCTCAGGAGCACTACAGCCACGAGCGCATGCACCGCGCCCGGCAGGACGCCAtcctcactgccagctctgcccgCTCATGGGGGCTCATCCTGGGCACGCTGGGACGTCAGGGCTCCCCCAGCATCCTGCAG cacctggagtCACGTCTCCGTGCCCTGGGCCGGCCCTACGTGCGGGTGCTGCTGTCTGAGATCTTCCCCAGCAAGTTAAAGCTCTTCCCAGAAGTGGATGT GTGGGTGCAGGTAGCCTGTCCCCGGCTCTCCATCGACTGGGGAGAAGCCTTCAGCAAGCCACTGCTGACACCCTATGAG gctgcagtggCTCTCCAGGACATCGAGTGGCAGCAGCCTTACCCCATGGACTTCTATGCCAGCCAGTCCCTGGGGCCGTGGACGGTGAACCACGGTGGCGCCCAGCCCCCGCGCCGCGCCCGGCCGGCACAG gggaaGCCAccggcgccccccgccccgcccgagGGTGGGGAGCAGCCAAGCACCGGGGACCTCGCAGCCCCGTGA